One genomic segment of Drosophila melanogaster chromosome 3L includes these proteins:
- the dsb gene encoding debris buster, isoform D, producing the protein MGLEKHYLRYGRTARDHLLDWATCGRGRRQQQQQQQQQTHAQPSQGSTATGRRSRPHVTHRGTPLSMLISNGVRISNNRLAVIIIGIITLILGIILSSMPWLDYFILKNLRLWNDTLSYHYWQRPGVIRLTKLYIYNVTNPDGFLRGEKPHLQEVGPFVYREDMQKVNVKFHENNYTVSYQHKKILQFVPELSIDKDTPITTPNIPLLTLTSLSPKLGYLLSKTISVVVTAAQFKPFINVTAEQLAFGYDDALVSLAHRFYPKHMRPMERMGLLLGRNGTLTEVSSVKTGMDSMDQFGYIDQLNGLDHLPHWSEPPCTSIAGSEGSFFPPRELTKSEVVHIYDKDLCRIIPLKYVESLEKDGIAADLFRLPNNSYGDSAHNPENKCYDTSEYEPIQGLQNISPCQYGAPVYISNPHFFESHPDLLNSVEGLKPEREKHETYFKIQPKLGVPLEGKVRIQLNLKVTRAKDVYPVRDFRDFVFPVMWLEEGISELTPAIKRWIYLGTVIAPSAVPIGSYLMILGGAFAIIFSFVRAYQNFMFAQDPTLEILEMGRRSLRRGSSFIAHQQHRLLVHHRDSYSLLRHGPMATCLGEGNREEDAQPIIDVSLSGGISQES; encoded by the exons ATGGGCTTGGAAAAACATTACCTGCGATATGGACGCACCGCTAGAGATCACCTCCTTGACTGGGCCACCTGTGGGCGTGGTcgacgacagcagcagcaacagcaacagcagcaaacaCATGCACAGCCATCACAGGGGTCAACTGCCACGGGACGGAGGTCCCGCCCCCATGTGACACACAGGGGAACGCCGCTCTCCATGCTGATATCAAATGGAGTTAGGATTAGCAATA ATAGACTAGCTGTGATAATTATTGGGATAATTACTTTAATCTTAGGCATTATTTTGTCCTCCATGCCGTGGCTGGATTATTTTATACTAAAG AACTTAAGGCTGTGGAATGATACACTGAGCTATCATTATTGGCAAAGGCCTGGCGTCATCCGACTGACCAAGCTATATATCTACAATGTCACCAATCCGGATGGATTCCTTCGAGGGGAAAAGCCGCACCTGCAAGAAGTTGGTCCTTTTGTGTACAG GGAAGACATGCAGAAGGTGAATGTCAAGTTTCATGAGAATAACTACACCGTGTCATATCAGCATAAGAAGATACTGCAATTTGTTCCTGAACTGAGTATTGATAAGGACACGCCCATAACCACGCCCAACATACCCCTGCTG ACCCTCACCAGTCTCAGCCCTAAGCTGGGATATCTCCTGTCCAAGACCATATCCGTGGTGGTAACGGCTGCTCAATTCAAGCCCTTCATCAACGTCACCGCCGAGCAGCTGGCCTTTGGCTATGATGACGCGCTGGTTAGCTTGGCCCACAGGTTTTATCCGAAGCACATGAGACCGATGGAGAGGATGGGTCTGCTCTTGGGCCGCAATGGCACCCTCACGGAGGTGTCCTCCGTTAAGACGGGCATGGACAGCATGGACCAGTTCGGCTACATAGACCAGCTGAATGGACTGGATCACCTGCCGCACTGGAGTGAGCCGCCGTGCACCAGTATAGCTGGATCGGAGGGATCCTTCTTTCCGCCGCGGGAACTCACAAAATCGGAAGTGGTTCATATATACGATAAGGATTTGTGCAGGATTATCCCACTTAAGTATGTGGAGAGCCTGGAAAAGGATGGCATAGCGGCCGATCTGTTCCGGCTGCCCAATAATTCCTACGGAGATTCCGCCCACAATCCGGAGAACAAGTGCTACGATACCAGCGAATATGAACCCATTCAGGGTCTCCAGAACATCAGTCCGTGTCAATATGGCGCCCCCGTTTACATTTCCAATCCGCACTTCTTTGAATCCCATCCAGATCTTCTCAATTCCGTGGAAGGCCTAAAGCCAGAGCGTGAGAAGCACGAAACGTACTTCAAAATACAACCG AAACTTGGAGTTCCACTGGAGGGTAAAGTGCGGATACAGCTGAATCTTAAAGTGACACGTGCCAAGGACGTCTATCCAGTGCGTGATTTTCGAGACTTTGTCTTTCCGGTCATGTGGCTGGAAGAG GGCATCTCTGAGCTGACACCTGCCATCAAGCGCTGGATTTATTTGGGCACAGTGATAGCCCCGAGTGCCGTGCCCATCGGATCCTACCTGATGATCCTGGGCGGAGCCTTTGCCATTATCTTCAGCTTCGTGCGGGCCTACCAGAACTTTATGTTCGCCCAGGATCCCACGCTGGAGATCCTCGAGATGGGCAGGAGGTCCTTGAGGCGGGGCAGTAGTTTCATAGCCCATCAGCAGCACAGGCTTCTCGTTCATCATCGGGACAGCTACTCCCTGCTGCGACATGGACCCATGGCCACCTGTTTGGGGGAGGGTAACAGGGAGGAGGACGCGCAACCCATCATCGATGTCAGCCTGAGTGGCGGAATCAGTCAGGAGTCGTAG
- the dsb gene encoding debris buster, isoform F: MPWLDYFILKNLRLWNDTLSYHYWQRPGVIRLTKLYIYNVTNPDGFLRGEKPHLQEVGPFVYREDMQKVNVKFHENNYTVSYQHKKILQFVPELSIDKDTPITTPNIPLLTLTSLSPKLGYLLSKTISVVVTAAQFKPFINVTAEQLAFGYDDALVSLAHRFYPKHMRPMERMGLLLGRNGTLTEVSSVKTGMDSMDQFGYIDQLNGLDHLPHWSEPPCTSIAGSEGSFFPPRELTKSEVVHIYDKDLCRIIPLKYVESLEKDGIAADLFRLPNNSYGDSAHNPENKCYDTSEYEPIQGLQNISPCQYGAPVYISNPHFFESHPDLLNSVEGLKPEREKHETYFKIQPKLGVPLEGKVRIQLNLKVTRAKDVYPVRDFRDFVFPVMWLEEGISELTPAIKRWIYLGTVIAPSAVPIGSYLMILGGAFAIIFSFVRAYQNFMFAQDPTLEILEMGRRSLRRGSSFIAHQQHRLLVHHRDSYSLLRHGPMATCLGEGNREEDAQPIIDVSLSGGISQES; the protein is encoded by the exons ATGCCGTGGCTGGATTATTTTATACTAAAG AACTTAAGGCTGTGGAATGATACACTGAGCTATCATTATTGGCAAAGGCCTGGCGTCATCCGACTGACCAAGCTATATATCTACAATGTCACCAATCCGGATGGATTCCTTCGAGGGGAAAAGCCGCACCTGCAAGAAGTTGGTCCTTTTGTGTACAG GGAAGACATGCAGAAGGTGAATGTCAAGTTTCATGAGAATAACTACACCGTGTCATATCAGCATAAGAAGATACTGCAATTTGTTCCTGAACTGAGTATTGATAAGGACACGCCCATAACCACGCCCAACATACCCCTGCTG ACCCTCACCAGTCTCAGCCCTAAGCTGGGATATCTCCTGTCCAAGACCATATCCGTGGTGGTAACGGCTGCTCAATTCAAGCCCTTCATCAACGTCACCGCCGAGCAGCTGGCCTTTGGCTATGATGACGCGCTGGTTAGCTTGGCCCACAGGTTTTATCCGAAGCACATGAGACCGATGGAGAGGATGGGTCTGCTCTTGGGCCGCAATGGCACCCTCACGGAGGTGTCCTCCGTTAAGACGGGCATGGACAGCATGGACCAGTTCGGCTACATAGACCAGCTGAATGGACTGGATCACCTGCCGCACTGGAGTGAGCCGCCGTGCACCAGTATAGCTGGATCGGAGGGATCCTTCTTTCCGCCGCGGGAACTCACAAAATCGGAAGTGGTTCATATATACGATAAGGATTTGTGCAGGATTATCCCACTTAAGTATGTGGAGAGCCTGGAAAAGGATGGCATAGCGGCCGATCTGTTCCGGCTGCCCAATAATTCCTACGGAGATTCCGCCCACAATCCGGAGAACAAGTGCTACGATACCAGCGAATATGAACCCATTCAGGGTCTCCAGAACATCAGTCCGTGTCAATATGGCGCCCCCGTTTACATTTCCAATCCGCACTTCTTTGAATCCCATCCAGATCTTCTCAATTCCGTGGAAGGCCTAAAGCCAGAGCGTGAGAAGCACGAAACGTACTTCAAAATACAACCG AAACTTGGAGTTCCACTGGAGGGTAAAGTGCGGATACAGCTGAATCTTAAAGTGACACGTGCCAAGGACGTCTATCCAGTGCGTGATTTTCGAGACTTTGTCTTTCCGGTCATGTGGCTGGAAGAG GGCATCTCTGAGCTGACACCTGCCATCAAGCGCTGGATTTATTTGGGCACAGTGATAGCCCCGAGTGCCGTGCCCATCGGATCCTACCTGATGATCCTGGGCGGAGCCTTTGCCATTATCTTCAGCTTCGTGCGGGCCTACCAGAACTTTATGTTCGCCCAGGATCCCACGCTGGAGATCCTCGAGATGGGCAGGAGGTCCTTGAGGCGGGGCAGTAGTTTCATAGCCCATCAGCAGCACAGGCTTCTCGTTCATCATCGGGACAGCTACTCCCTGCTGCGACATGGACCCATGGCCACCTGTTTGGGGGAGGGTAACAGGGAGGAGGACGCGCAACCCATCATCGATGTCAGCCTGAGTGGCGGAATCAGTCAGGAGTCGTAG
- the Tmhs gene encoding tetraspan membrane protein in hair cell stereocilia, isoform A yields MGTKIEYVDTTHLYASKYIRNSKAIGVLWAIFTICYAIIGIVAFVTPEWIGDPDNDGAGRLGLWQQCQRDEIFDNCRRRWESIFEVPTFSFQLATFFMLGAIALALLTIFFLVCLLFMKSTRVFHLCGWMQIISAICMIVACAAFPFGWNSDDFRKICGPEANRFELGLCGIRWAYPLAIIGCIDGVVLATLAFILATRHVRLQPDPIYQNSLYKGEINNAYLTDAISLAGSRKSNPRITGLNLQPILLVAPPNEDSISQFSRYH; encoded by the exons ATGGGAACGAAGATCGAGTACGTGGACACCACGCACCTGTACGCCTCCAAGTACATCCGCAACTCCAAGGCGATCGGTGTGCTGTGGGCCATCTTCACCATTTGCTATGCCATCATCGGCATCGTGGCATTCGTGACACCAG AGTGGATCGGTGATCCGGACAACGATGGAGCTGGTCGCCTGGGCCTCTGGCAGCAGTGCCAGCGGGACGAGATCTTCGACAACTGCCGTCGACGATGGGAGAGCATCTTCGAAGTGCCCACATTCTCGTTTCAG TTGGCCACATTCTTTATGCTGGGCGCCATAGCACTGGCCTTGCTGACCATATTCTTCTTGGTTTGTTTGCTGTTTATGAAGTCGACGCGTGTTTTCCACCTTTGCGGTTGGATGCAAATCATATCAG CTATTTGCATGATTGTGGCCTGCGCGGCGTTTCCCTTTGGCTGGAATTCGGACGATTTCCGTAAGATCTGTGGACCGGAAGCGAATCGCTTCGAGCTGGGCTTGTGCGGCATCCGCTGGGCTTATCCACTGGCCATAATCGGTTGCATAGATGGCGTGGTCTTGGCCACTCTGGCGTTTATCTTGGCCACGCGGCACGTGCGCCTGCAGCCAGATCCGATATACCAGAACTCGCTATACAAAG GTGAAATCAACAATGCTTACCTCACAGATGCCATCAGCTTGGCGGGCTCGAGGAAATCCAACCCACGCATAACTGGCTTGAATTTGCAGCCCATTTTGCTGGTGGCTCCGCCAAACGAGGATAGCATATCGCAGTTTTCTCGTTATCACTGA
- the dsb gene encoding debris buster, isoform G gives MGLEKHYLRYGRTARDHLLDWATCGRGRRQQQQQQQQQTHAQPSQGSTATGRRSRPHVTHRGTPLSMLISNGVRISNSKYNTLNYIAKYASHPSEYK, from the coding sequence ATGGGCTTGGAAAAACATTACCTGCGATATGGACGCACCGCTAGAGATCACCTCCTTGACTGGGCCACCTGTGGGCGTGGTcgacgacagcagcagcaacagcaacagcagcaaacaCATGCACAGCCATCACAGGGGTCAACTGCCACGGGACGGAGGTCCCGCCCCCATGTGACACACAGGGGAACGCCGCTCTCCATGCTGATATCAAATGGAGTTAGGATTAGCAATAGTAAGTACAATACACTTAATTACATCGCAAAATATGCCAGTCATCCGAGTGAATACAAATGA